One region of Halomicrobium sp. LC1Hm genomic DNA includes:
- a CDS encoding arsinothricin resistance N-acetyltransferase ArsN1 family B, protein MNTIRRARPDDAAACADIYAPYVYDSAVSFEETPPSGEEMRERLRSTLETYPWLVCERENRVVGFAYASDHRNRTAYQWSVELSIYVDNDHRRTGIATGLYESLFAVLDEQGFYNGYAGVTLPNRASVAFHREMGFEPVGTYENVGYTAGEWQDVQWWRKQLRQPEDDPEPPVPISAFSTAQFEAAVTAGVDSLDA, encoded by the coding sequence ATGAACACGATCCGACGCGCTCGCCCCGACGACGCGGCCGCGTGTGCGGACATCTACGCGCCGTACGTCTATGACTCGGCGGTCTCCTTCGAGGAGACGCCACCATCCGGCGAGGAGATGAGAGAGCGTCTCCGTTCGACCCTCGAAACGTACCCGTGGCTGGTGTGTGAACGCGAGAATCGAGTGGTCGGCTTCGCGTACGCCAGCGACCACCGGAACCGAACGGCCTACCAGTGGAGCGTCGAGCTCTCGATCTACGTCGACAACGATCACCGCCGTACCGGGATCGCGACCGGCCTCTACGAGTCGCTGTTCGCCGTGCTGGACGAACAGGGGTTCTACAACGGGTACGCCGGTGTGACACTGCCGAATCGGGCGAGCGTCGCGTTCCACCGGGAGATGGGATTCGAGCCCGTCGGAACGTACGAGAACGTCGGATACACTGCCGGGGAGTGGCAGGACGTGCAGTGGTGGCGAAAACAGCTGCGCCAGCCAGAGGACGACCCGGAGCCGCCAGTACCGATCTCGGCGTTCTCGACCGCTCAGTTCGAGGCAGCCGTCACCGCGGGCGTCGACTCGCTCGACGCCTGA
- the surE gene encoding 5'/3'-nucleotidase SurE, protein MNDEPSILLTNDDGIDSVGFRALYDALTEVGSVTAVAPKSDQSAVGRAISHEVPVHQHELGYAVEGTPTDCVVAGIESLVPETDLVVAGCNRGANLGAYVLGRSGTVSAAVEATFFDVPAIAVSMYIPVREDAAFSEVEENYDSYGEATRAASYLAAHSMGAGVFEQCDYLNVNAPVADRGPAEMAITEPSRVYQMGAERNGETVTLHDRIWERMAEGDIPDPEGTDRRAVVDGKVSVSPLTAPHTTEHHEALDGLAETYDRS, encoded by the coding sequence ATGAACGACGAGCCGTCGATCCTCCTGACCAACGACGACGGGATCGACAGCGTCGGTTTCCGGGCGCTGTACGACGCACTGACCGAGGTGGGATCAGTGACGGCAGTGGCACCGAAGAGCGATCAGAGCGCGGTCGGGCGCGCGATCTCACACGAAGTCCCGGTCCACCAGCACGAACTGGGCTACGCCGTCGAGGGCACGCCGACCGACTGCGTCGTCGCCGGCATCGAGTCGCTGGTCCCCGAAACGGACCTCGTCGTCGCCGGCTGCAACCGCGGCGCGAACCTCGGGGCCTACGTCCTCGGACGGTCGGGAACCGTCAGTGCCGCCGTCGAGGCGACTTTCTTCGACGTGCCCGCGATCGCCGTCTCGATGTACATCCCGGTCCGCGAGGACGCGGCCTTCTCCGAGGTCGAGGAGAACTACGACAGCTACGGCGAAGCCACCCGGGCCGCGAGCTATCTCGCCGCCCACTCGATGGGGGCGGGCGTCTTCGAACAGTGTGACTACCTCAACGTCAACGCGCCGGTCGCCGACCGGGGTCCCGCGGAGATGGCGATCACCGAGCCGTCTCGCGTCTACCAGATGGGGGCCGAGCGAAACGGCGAGACCGTGACCCTCCACGACCGGATCTGGGAGCGGATGGCCGAGGGCGACATCCCCGATCCGGAGGGCACCGACCGACGGGCCGTCGTCGACGGCAAGGTCAGCGTCTCGCCGCTGACGGCCCCACACACGACCGAGCACCACGAGGCACTGGACGGACTCGCCGAGACCTACGACCGGTCGTGA
- a CDS encoding helix-turn-helix domain-containing protein, translating to MSNFPATDCPLSGRHAEETDDGARSTVPDGQDLLELVGDPYTFDILDAIADEPMEAQEIAETTDVSQPTVYRRLRRLYRAGIVDTEVSVDGSSNHPTQFALAVTRVTLAVEDDGLGVDVESADERTVE from the coding sequence ATGAGTAATTTCCCCGCTACCGATTGCCCGCTGTCTGGCCGACACGCCGAGGAGACGGACGATGGAGCTCGCTCGACGGTCCCCGACGGACAGGACCTGCTCGAACTGGTCGGCGATCCGTACACGTTCGACATACTGGACGCGATCGCCGACGAGCCGATGGAGGCCCAGGAGATCGCCGAGACCACCGACGTGTCACAGCCGACGGTGTATCGTCGACTGCGACGGCTCTACCGGGCGGGCATCGTCGATACGGAAGTGAGCGTCGACGGGTCGAGCAACCATCCCACGCAGTTCGCGCTGGCCGTCACGCGCGTCACGCTGGCGGTCGAGGACGACGGTCTCGGTGTGGACGTCGAGTCTGCCGACGAACGGACAGTAGAGTAA
- a CDS encoding DMT family transporter, which produces MSTRRETLLFVLLAMLWGTSFVAIKAGLEDLPPVLFAAIRYDLAGVLMLAYAAVATDDWLPRSRADWIAVAISATLVIALYNAFLFVGEQDVTSAVAAILIATNPILATAFSRALLPNERLSTVGTAGLVLGFVGVGLVTRPDVTGGLSAELVASGFVLLAALSIALGSVLLQRVDSGLGTEGLVAWSNGVGAVLLHAISRALPNESLDGMTLTAESVVAIVYLAVFASVIGYFVYFRLLGRLGAIQINLVSYATPIFAAVTGWLLLEETIDATTVTGFLVVLVGFLLLKRDAIREELAALR; this is translated from the coding sequence ATGAGCACACGCCGAGAGACGCTCCTGTTCGTCCTGCTGGCGATGCTCTGGGGGACCTCTTTCGTCGCGATCAAGGCGGGGCTCGAAGACCTGCCGCCGGTGTTGTTCGCGGCGATTCGCTACGACCTCGCGGGCGTCCTCATGCTCGCCTACGCGGCCGTCGCGACCGACGACTGGCTGCCCCGCTCCCGAGCGGACTGGATCGCCGTCGCGATCAGCGCCACGCTCGTGATCGCACTGTACAACGCCTTCCTGTTCGTCGGCGAGCAGGACGTGACCAGCGCGGTCGCGGCCATCCTGATCGCGACGAATCCGATCCTCGCGACGGCGTTCTCGCGGGCGCTGCTCCCGAACGAGCGACTGTCTACCGTCGGGACGGCCGGGTTGGTGCTCGGCTTCGTCGGCGTCGGACTGGTCACGCGTCCGGACGTGACCGGCGGGCTCAGTGCCGAACTCGTCGCGTCCGGGTTCGTCCTGTTGGCCGCGCTGTCGATCGCCCTCGGGAGCGTCCTCCTCCAGCGGGTCGACAGCGGACTCGGGACGGAGGGACTCGTCGCCTGGTCGAACGGCGTCGGTGCCGTCCTCTTACACGCCATCAGCCGGGCGCTCCCGAACGAGTCCCTGGACGGGATGACCCTGACGGCGGAGTCGGTCGTCGCGATCGTCTACCTCGCCGTGTTCGCCAGCGTGATCGGCTACTTCGTCTACTTTCGCCTGCTCGGCCGGCTCGGTGCCATCCAGATCAACCTCGTCTCGTACGCGACGCCGATCTTCGCCGCGGTCACGGGCTGGCTCCTGCTCGAAGAGACGATCGACGCCACGACCGTGACCGGCTTCCTCGTCGTCCTCGTCGGCTTCCTGCTCCTGAAACGAGACGCGATCCGCGAGGAACTGGCTGCGCTCCGATGA
- a CDS encoding DUF5796 family protein, whose product MSARNDVAPETLSVELTEDGVVVEYTDGREVFYHGVPERVEDSVVAAPAKEVHVLVTDPNETEGVLLYVNDLNTHDDILEETGVGRIMLDTGEQQEVFPGVTIRDTSMRVEVEADPETARGRVFVFVEDEMGERSYEIVASE is encoded by the coding sequence ATGAGTGCCCGCAACGACGTAGCCCCGGAGACGCTGTCGGTCGAACTCACGGAAGACGGCGTCGTGGTCGAGTACACCGACGGCCGAGAGGTGTTCTACCACGGCGTCCCCGAGCGAGTCGAGGACAGCGTCGTGGCAGCACCGGCGAAAGAGGTCCACGTCCTCGTGACCGATCCCAACGAGACCGAGGGCGTGTTGCTGTACGTCAACGATCTCAACACCCACGACGACATCCTCGAAGAGACCGGCGTGGGCCGGATCATGCTCGACACGGGCGAGCAACAAGAGGTGTTCCCCGGCGTGACGATCAGGGACACGTCGATGCGCGTCGAAGTCGAGGCCGACCCCGAAACGGCCCGCGGACGCGTCTTCGTGTTCGTCGAAGACGAGATGGGCGAACGGAGCTACGAGATCGTCGCCAGCGAGTGA
- a CDS encoding shikimate kinase, giving the protein MQGKAAAPAAGTVLNALATHRGSAFAIDEYTHATVDLFTEAEIDDDEEAIVGEIAGAPDADTRLIETCVEYVLDAHGEPEVAGAVVRTESDVPMASGLKSSSAAANATVMATLDALDRTDRMTREDMARLGVMAARDVGVTATGAFDDASASMLGGVTVTDNDADELLARDEIDWDVLVYTPPEQAFSADADVRRCEHVAPMARLVEDLALDGDYERAMTVNGLAFCAALDFDSEPLIEAMRQVEGVSLSGTGPSYVAVGPRPALEQVQVYWDRRDGNTWLTTTQTEGTHTL; this is encoded by the coding sequence ATGCAGGGGAAGGCTGCGGCCCCAGCCGCCGGGACAGTGCTGAACGCGCTCGCCACCCACCGCGGGTCGGCGTTCGCCATCGACGAGTACACCCACGCGACCGTCGATCTGTTCACCGAGGCGGAGATCGACGACGACGAGGAGGCGATCGTCGGGGAGATCGCTGGCGCACCGGACGCCGACACCCGCCTGATCGAGACCTGCGTCGAGTACGTCCTCGACGCTCACGGCGAACCCGAGGTGGCCGGTGCCGTCGTCCGAACCGAGAGCGACGTGCCGATGGCATCCGGTCTCAAGAGCAGCTCGGCGGCCGCCAACGCGACCGTCATGGCGACGCTCGACGCGCTCGACAGGACCGATCGGATGACGCGAGAGGACATGGCCCGCCTCGGCGTGATGGCGGCACGGGACGTGGGCGTCACGGCCACTGGGGCGTTCGACGACGCCTCTGCCTCGATGCTCGGGGGCGTCACCGTCACGGACAACGACGCCGACGAGCTGCTGGCACGCGACGAGATCGACTGGGACGTGCTCGTCTACACGCCCCCAGAGCAGGCGTTCAGCGCCGACGCGGACGTGCGCCGCTGCGAGCACGTCGCGCCGATGGCCCGGCTGGTCGAGGACCTCGCGCTCGACGGCGACTACGAACGAGCGATGACGGTCAACGGACTGGCCTTCTGTGCGGCTCTCGACTTCGACTCGGAGCCGCTCATCGAGGCGATGCGACAGGTCGAGGGCGTCTCGCTCTCCGGCACCGGCCCGTCCTACGTCGCCGTCGGTCCACGGCCCGCACTCGAACAGGTCCAGGTCTACTGGGACCGACGCGACGGCAACACCTGGCTGACGACGACCCAAACGGAGGGAACCCACACACTATGA
- a CDS encoding chorismate mutase: MSTNPEDMSLDELRTEIQTIDREIVEKIAQRTYVADTIAEVKAEKGLPTTDEDQEQSVMDRAGENAERFDVDANLVKAIFRLLIELNKVEQRESR, translated from the coding sequence ATGAGCACGAATCCAGAAGACATGAGTCTCGACGAACTGCGCACAGAGATCCAGACGATCGACCGCGAGATCGTCGAGAAGATCGCACAGCGGACCTACGTCGCCGACACGATCGCCGAGGTCAAAGCCGAGAAGGGGCTGCCCACGACGGACGAAGACCAGGAACAGTCCGTGATGGACCGCGCCGGCGAGAACGCCGAACGGTTCGACGTGGACGCCAACCTCGTGAAAGCGATCTTCCGACTGCTGATCGAACTGAACAAGGTCGAGCAGCGGGAGAGTCGGTGA
- a CDS encoding PQQ-dependent sugar dehydrogenase, with the protein MTDETTAVTRRRSVLATIAAGLAAGCTGRSADRATTTGDDAGVAVERVADSLTAPWSVTPLPGGEQLLVTERPGRLSLVSLPEGEQTTVSGVPSVHARGQGGLLDSELHPEFEETPWVYLTYASANDGESTTALGRGRLNVDSGSFEAFERLHAAEPFVDSNGHFGSRVAFGRDGTVYQTVGDRQFKDFGPEHVAQDLTTELGVTLRLEPDGSVPDDNPFVDEPAAADAIYSYGHRNAQGMAVHPDTGAIWQSEFGEQDGDEINVLRRGGNYGWPVADEGCTYGSGDPIGVAHADRDDVVGPVYSWPCGSGGFPPSGMTFYTGAAFPDWDGDLFVGGLASQSLARFTVDGTNVTEAEQLLSGRGWRIRDVAQGVDEGHLYVAVDAEAAPIVRLSPV; encoded by the coding sequence ATGACCGACGAGACGACAGCGGTCACGCGGCGGCGCTCGGTGCTGGCAACGATCGCCGCTGGCCTCGCCGCGGGCTGTACGGGCCGGTCGGCCGATCGAGCGACGACGACCGGCGACGACGCGGGGGTCGCCGTCGAACGGGTCGCCGACTCGCTTACGGCTCCGTGGAGCGTCACACCGCTGCCCGGCGGGGAACAGTTGCTCGTGACCGAACGGCCCGGTCGGCTCTCGCTGGTGTCGTTGCCCGAGGGAGAGCAAACGACGGTCAGCGGCGTGCCGTCGGTCCACGCTCGGGGGCAGGGTGGCTTGCTCGACAGCGAACTCCACCCCGAGTTCGAGGAGACGCCGTGGGTGTACCTGACCTACGCCAGCGCGAACGACGGCGAGTCGACGACGGCGCTGGGTCGTGGGCGACTGAACGTCGACAGTGGCTCGTTCGAAGCGTTCGAGCGGCTCCACGCCGCCGAGCCGTTCGTCGATTCGAACGGTCACTTCGGCTCTCGGGTCGCTTTCGGCCGGGACGGCACGGTCTACCAGACGGTCGGCGATCGACAGTTCAAGGACTTCGGCCCCGAGCACGTCGCCCAGGACCTGACGACGGAACTCGGTGTGACGCTGCGCCTCGAACCCGACGGCTCGGTCCCGGACGACAACCCGTTCGTCGACGAGCCGGCGGCCGCCGACGCCATCTACAGCTACGGCCACCGCAACGCCCAGGGCATGGCCGTCCATCCCGACACCGGCGCGATCTGGCAGAGCGAGTTCGGCGAACAGGACGGCGACGAGATCAACGTCCTCCGGCGTGGGGGCAACTACGGGTGGCCCGTCGCCGACGAAGGCTGTACGTACGGGTCGGGCGATCCCATCGGCGTCGCACACGCGGACCGCGACGACGTGGTCGGGCCGGTCTACTCCTGGCCCTGCGGGAGCGGTGGGTTCCCACCCAGCGGGATGACGTTCTACACCGGCGCGGCGTTCCCGGACTGGGACGGCGACCTGTTCGTCGGCGGGCTGGCCTCGCAGTCTCTCGCTCGCTTCACCGTCGACGGCACCAACGTGACCGAGGCCGAACAGCTGCTGTCGGGACGCGGATGGCGAATCAGGGACGTGGCCCAGGGCGTCGACGAGGGGCACCTCTACGTGGCGGTCGACGCCGAGGCGGCACCGATCGTGCGGCTCTCGCCGGTGTGA
- a CDS encoding PIN domain-containing protein — MKLVVDANVVISAHIAGSKTRELIVTLEPDLVTPEFVHEEIENYTELIVDKSGMTPERVTQFVDLLFQYIDVVPADEFYPHIEEAEAAIGETDPDDVLYVACALACEAAIWSDDTDFDEQDVVEVYSTTDVIGSFDTL; from the coding sequence ATGAAGCTGGTCGTCGATGCCAACGTCGTCATCTCTGCGCACATCGCTGGCTCAAAAACCCGTGAACTCATCGTCACGCTCGAACCCGACCTCGTGACACCAGAGTTCGTCCACGAGGAGATCGAGAACTACACTGAGTTGATCGTCGATAAATCCGGCATGACTCCAGAACGAGTCACCCAGTTCGTCGATCTCCTGTTTCAGTACATCGACGTCGTCCCCGCCGACGAGTTCTATCCGCACATCGAAGAGGCCGAAGCAGCGATCGGTGAGACTGATCCCGACGACGTGCTGTACGTCGCCTGCGCCCTCGCCTGTGAGGCTGCCATCTGGAGCGACGACACTGACTTCGACGAGCAGGATGTCGTCGAAGTATATTCGACGACTGATGTGATCGGCTCATTCGACACGCTCTAG
- a CDS encoding DUF6293 family protein: MQGSDSLRSVEEVHIAPLGYEYDRIGDPVVEYGVDTLHLLTDSELETTAYHERLEQELTDHGVVLEYHETDLDDVYDVLGRITTLIDGHQGDIVRVNVSSGPKLATVGAALACMATDASGYHVRTAEHLHPVAETPQTGETIMAEQLPSYPLETPTTDQVRILNYVDEHDTAAHTPNKSELIDFAEREGLAFISDSNPANDKAKFALLNNRIVEPLLEDGYVSVESVGRTKRISLTETGGNALRAFRHKLPAESDGG, translated from the coding sequence ATGCAAGGCTCGGATTCGCTCCGTTCTGTCGAGGAGGTACACATCGCACCGCTGGGCTACGAGTACGACCGCATCGGCGATCCGGTCGTCGAGTACGGGGTCGACACGCTCCACCTGTTGACCGACAGCGAGCTGGAGACGACTGCGTACCACGAACGCCTGGAGCAGGAACTCACCGATCACGGCGTTGTCCTGGAGTACCACGAGACCGACCTCGACGACGTGTACGACGTACTGGGGCGGATCACGACGCTCATCGACGGCCACCAGGGAGACATCGTCCGGGTGAACGTCTCCAGCGGTCCGAAGCTCGCGACCGTCGGCGCTGCACTGGCGTGCATGGCGACGGACGCGAGTGGCTACCACGTTCGGACGGCAGAGCACCTCCACCCGGTGGCCGAGACGCCACAGACCGGCGAGACGATCATGGCCGAGCAGCTCCCGTCGTATCCCCTGGAGACGCCGACGACGGACCAGGTTCGAATACTGAACTACGTCGACGAGCACGATACCGCCGCCCACACGCCGAACAAGAGCGAGCTCATCGACTTCGCCGAGCGGGAGGGACTGGCGTTCATCAGCGACTCGAACCCGGCCAACGACAAAGCGAAGTTCGCACTGCTGAACAACCGCATCGTCGAGCCACTCCTCGAAGACGGCTACGTCTCCGTCGAGTCGGTCGGACGGACCAAACGGATCTCGCTGACGGAGACGGGAGGGAACGCGTTACGGGCGTTCCGGCACAAGCTGCCCGCCGAGTCGGACGGCGGGTGA
- a CDS encoding CDC48 family AAA ATPase, with translation MNGHPSGGIELEVEGANKRDAGRGIARLPDSVRDELNVLSGDPIIVGGDRKTVVKVWPASDNGGQFVRIDADTRANAGVNIGDTVTISNASVDDATTITVQPAKPLPGSESYEHAVRDRLVDRLVQRDEQVHVEGLGTFLVRSTSPEGSVRVADDTRVTVLPHSGDREESATASSVNPPSEDEATETADIDVNYEDIGGLDEELDQIREMIEMPLSEPERFHRLGIDPPSGVLLHGPPGTGKTLIARAVANEVDAYFDTISGPEIVSKYKGESEERLREAFERAEDNAPSILFIDEIDSIAGSRDEDADMENRVVAQLLTLMDGLEDRGRVVVIGATNRVDTIDDALRRGGRFDREIEIGVPDEPGRREILDVHTREMPIDDGVELDDVASQTHGFVGADLATLTTEAAMTALRRESEDPDVNRADFETAMAAVEPSAMREYVAESPSVSFDDVGGLDDVKERLTEAVEWPLAYGPLFSATDTDPPSGVLLYGPPGTGKTLLARAIAGESGVNFIHVNGPELLDRYVGESEESVREVFERARQTAPSIVFLDEIDAIAGQRGESNEVSERVVSQLLTELDGITENPNLVVLAATNRRETLDDALLRPGRFEQHIEVPNPDRAARREILAVHTADKPLGDGVDLDGLAAQTEGYSGAQIEALVREASMRAIRAVADDIDPDDVAASAESVVVETADFEAALESV, from the coding sequence ATGAATGGTCACCCGTCTGGCGGGATCGAACTCGAAGTCGAAGGGGCCAACAAGCGCGACGCGGGGCGTGGCATCGCTCGGCTGCCGGACTCGGTCCGGGACGAACTGAACGTTCTCAGTGGCGACCCGATCATCGTCGGCGGCGACAGGAAGACCGTCGTCAAGGTCTGGCCGGCCAGCGACAACGGCGGCCAGTTCGTCAGAATCGACGCTGACACGCGGGCCAACGCCGGTGTCAACATCGGCGACACCGTGACGATCTCGAACGCGAGCGTCGACGACGCGACGACGATCACCGTCCAGCCGGCAAAGCCCCTCCCCGGCAGCGAGTCCTACGAACACGCCGTGCGCGACCGGCTCGTCGACCGACTCGTTCAGCGAGACGAGCAGGTCCACGTCGAGGGGCTGGGGACGTTCCTCGTGCGCTCGACCTCGCCGGAGGGGTCCGTGCGCGTCGCCGACGACACGCGCGTCACGGTGTTGCCCCACAGTGGCGACCGCGAGGAGTCGGCGACCGCGTCGTCGGTGAATCCACCGTCCGAGGACGAGGCGACCGAGACGGCCGACATCGACGTGAACTACGAGGACATCGGCGGTCTCGACGAAGAACTCGACCAGATCCGCGAGATGATCGAGATGCCGCTCTCCGAGCCCGAGCGGTTCCACCGGCTCGGGATCGACCCACCGAGTGGCGTCTTGCTCCACGGACCGCCCGGCACCGGGAAGACCCTGATCGCTCGGGCCGTCGCCAACGAGGTCGACGCGTACTTCGACACCATCTCCGGCCCGGAGATCGTCTCCAAGTACAAGGGCGAATCCGAGGAGCGGCTGCGAGAGGCCTTCGAGCGCGCCGAGGACAACGCACCGTCGATCCTCTTTATCGACGAGATCGACTCGATCGCGGGCTCCCGTGACGAGGACGCCGACATGGAGAATCGCGTCGTCGCCCAGCTGCTCACGCTGATGGACGGGCTGGAAGACCGCGGTCGAGTCGTCGTCATCGGCGCGACCAACCGCGTCGACACGATCGACGACGCCCTCCGGCGGGGCGGGCGCTTCGACCGCGAGATCGAGATCGGCGTGCCCGACGAGCCAGGGCGGCGAGAGATCCTCGACGTCCACACCCGCGAGATGCCGATCGACGACGGCGTCGAACTCGACGACGTGGCGAGTCAGACCCACGGTTTCGTCGGCGCGGACCTGGCGACGCTGACCACGGAGGCCGCGATGACGGCGCTGCGACGAGAGAGCGAGGACCCCGACGTGAACCGGGCCGACTTCGAGACGGCGATGGCGGCCGTCGAACCCTCGGCGATGCGAGAGTACGTCGCCGAGTCGCCGTCGGTTTCGTTCGACGACGTCGGCGGGCTCGACGACGTGAAAGAGCGGCTCACGGAGGCCGTCGAGTGGCCACTCGCCTACGGGCCGCTCTTCTCGGCGACCGACACGGATCCGCCCAGCGGCGTGCTCCTCTACGGGCCGCCGGGGACCGGCAAGACCCTGCTGGCCCGCGCGATCGCCGGCGAGAGCGGCGTCAACTTCATCCACGTCAACGGCCCCGAACTGCTGGATCGCTACGTCGGCGAGTCCGAGGAGTCGGTCAGGGAGGTGTTCGAGCGGGCCCGTCAGACCGCCCCGAGCATCGTCTTCCTCGACGAGATCGACGCCATCGCGGGCCAGCGCGGAGAGAGCAACGAGGTCTCCGAGCGCGTCGTCTCTCAGCTGCTGACCGAACTCGACGGGATCACGGAGAACCCCAACCTCGTCGTCCTGGCGGCGACGAACCGCCGCGAGACGCTCGACGACGCGCTCTTGCGGCCGGGTCGATTCGAGCAGCACATCGAAGTGCCGAACCCGGACCGCGCTGCGCGTCGCGAGATCCTGGCGGTCCACACCGCCGACAAGCCCCTCGGCGACGGCGTCGATCTCGACGGGCTGGCAGCCCAGACGGAGGGGTACTCGGGAGCCCAGATCGAGGCACTCGTCCGGGAAGCCTCGATGCGGGCGATCCGGGCCGTCGCCGACGACATCGATCCCGACGATGTCGCAGCCAGCGCCGAATCGGTCGTCGTCGAGACGGCCGACTTCGAGGCCGCGCTCGAATCGGTCTGA
- a CDS encoding aldehyde dehydrogenase family protein, which produces MTRDSEVPGRHYIDGEWTDGDSTTTFESREPATGEVLAEFQRGTSDDVSSAVAAAEAAADEWQALSYIDRAEHLWEIFHELRDRTDELGTVVSRECGKELSEGRADVVEAYHMVEWAAGNARHPHGDVVPSEVASKDAYMRRKPRGVVGCITPWNFPVAIPFWHMAVALVEGNTVVWKPAEQTPWCAQIVAEMFDDAGIPDGVFNLVQGYGDAGNAIVEDDRVDTVLFTGSAAVGHEVAGKIGGQPGRSACCEMGGKNAVVVTDTADLDIAVHSAVMSSFKTTGQRCVSAERLIVHEDVYEEFKRRFVDLAEDVTVGDPLDESTFMGPVVDQEQVEKFAEYNELARQEGATVLVDREELAPDAIPDGREEGNWVGPFVYEMEYDPERRCLTEEVFGPHVALLEYSGGVERAVEMVNATPYGLAGAIVAEDYRQINYFRDNADLGLAYGNLPCIGAEVHLPFGGVKKSGSGSPHAREVIEAVTERTAWTLNNSKEIEMAQGLSADIRTEE; this is translated from the coding sequence ATGACCCGAGACAGTGAGGTCCCCGGCCGCCACTACATCGACGGTGAGTGGACAGACGGCGACAGTACGACGACATTCGAGAGTCGCGAGCCCGCGACCGGCGAGGTGCTGGCCGAGTTCCAGCGCGGAACGAGCGACGACGTATCCAGTGCCGTCGCCGCCGCCGAGGCGGCCGCCGACGAGTGGCAAGCCCTCTCCTACATCGATCGCGCGGAACACCTCTGGGAGATCTTCCACGAACTCCGAGATCGCACCGACGAACTCGGGACCGTCGTCAGCAGAGAGTGCGGGAAAGAACTCTCCGAGGGCCGAGCCGACGTGGTCGAAGCTTACCACATGGTCGAGTGGGCCGCGGGCAACGCCCGCCACCCCCACGGCGACGTCGTTCCGAGCGAGGTCGCGAGCAAGGACGCGTACATGCGGCGCAAGCCCCGCGGCGTCGTCGGCTGTATCACGCCCTGGAACTTCCCCGTCGCCATCCCGTTCTGGCACATGGCGGTCGCGCTCGTCGAGGGCAACACCGTCGTCTGGAAGCCCGCCGAACAGACCCCGTGGTGTGCCCAGATCGTCGCGGAGATGTTCGACGACGCGGGGATCCCCGACGGCGTGTTCAACCTCGTTCAGGGGTACGGCGACGCCGGCAACGCCATCGTCGAGGACGACCGCGTCGACACCGTCCTCTTTACCGGCTCCGCGGCGGTCGGCCACGAGGTGGCGGGCAAGATCGGCGGCCAGCCGGGCCGGAGCGCGTGTTGCGAGATGGGCGGCAAGAACGCGGTCGTCGTCACCGACACCGCCGACCTGGATATTGCGGTCCACTCGGCGGTGATGTCCTCGTTCAAGACGACCGGCCAGCGCTGTGTCTCCGCCGAGCGCCTGATCGTCCACGAAGACGTGTACGAGGAGTTCAAGCGCCGCTTCGTCGACCTCGCGGAAGACGTGACGGTCGGGGACCCCCTCGACGAGTCGACGTTCATGGGCCCGGTCGTCGATCAAGAGCAAGTCGAGAAGTTCGCCGAGTACAACGAACTGGCCCGACAGGAGGGCGCGACGGTACTCGTCGACCGGGAGGAGCTGGCCCCCGACGCGATTCCCGACGGCCGCGAGGAGGGCAACTGGGTCGGGCCCTTCGTCTACGAGATGGAGTACGATCCGGAACGGCGCTGTCTCACCGAGGAGGTGTTCGGCCCCCACGTCGCCCTGCTGGAGTACTCCGGCGGGGTCGAACGCGCGGTCGAGATGGTCAACGCGACGCCGTACGGCCTCGCCGGTGCGATCGTCGCCGAGGACTACCGCCAGATCAACTACTTCCGAGACAACGCCGACCTCGGACTGGCCTACGGCAATCTCCCGTGTATCGGCGCGGAGGTCCACCTCCCCTTCGGCGGCGTCAAAAAGTCCGGCAGCGGCTCGCCACACGCCCGCGAAGTGATCGAGGCGGTCACCGAACGGACGGCCTGGACGCTCAACAACTCGAAGGAGATCGAGATGGCACAGGGGTTGTCGGCGGATATACGGACCGAGGAGTGA
- a CDS encoding AbrB/MazE/SpoVT family DNA-binding domain-containing protein, whose product MSAETDAQGRLYIPKEVREKYGQKYHIVMYEDRIELIPVADDPLAAVREAAGELRDASAEAIQEDIEEAAKDKAEGVSGDR is encoded by the coding sequence ATGTCAGCAGAGACGGACGCACAGGGGCGGCTGTACATCCCGAAGGAGGTGCGCGAGAAGTACGGCCAGAAGTATCACATCGTCATGTACGAGGACAGAATCGAATTGATCCCGGTCGCGGACGACCCACTCGCTGCAGTCCGCGAAGCGGCAGGCGAACTGCGCGATGCATCCGCCGAGGCGATCCAGGAGGACATCGAGGAAGCAGCGAAAGACAAAGCTGAGGGAGTCAGCGGCGACAGATGA